Proteins from a genomic interval of Hyalangium ruber:
- a CDS encoding inositol monophosphatase family protein: MEQETPAALRRTAEEGARLAGRILAERFQGERTIEFKRSGIDLVTDADKASEEALLKFLRERYPGHAILAEESGASQGTGLRWLIDPLDGTTNYAHRVPHFCVSIAVDGPDGVLAGAVYDPMLDELFSAARGQGATLNGQPLKASDTTQLERALLCTGFPYDVRERPEGPVGLFNRFIRRAQGIRRTGSAALDLAYVAAGRFDGFFEFRLKPWDIAAGALLVMEAGGVMTLMDGSPFDVMRGDVLASAPGLADKLHTECGEFLKDLGWS, translated from the coding sequence ATGGAGCAGGAGACGCCCGCGGCGCTGCGCCGCACCGCGGAGGAGGGCGCTCGGCTGGCCGGCCGCATCCTCGCCGAGCGCTTTCAGGGCGAGCGCACCATCGAGTTCAAGCGCAGCGGCATCGATCTGGTCACCGACGCGGACAAGGCCTCCGAGGAGGCGCTGCTGAAGTTCCTGCGTGAGCGCTACCCGGGCCACGCCATCCTCGCGGAGGAGAGCGGCGCCTCCCAGGGCACGGGCCTGCGCTGGCTCATCGACCCGCTGGATGGCACGACGAACTACGCCCACCGCGTGCCGCACTTCTGCGTGAGCATCGCGGTGGATGGGCCCGACGGCGTGCTGGCGGGCGCCGTGTATGACCCGATGCTGGACGAGCTCTTCTCCGCGGCGCGCGGGCAGGGGGCCACGCTCAACGGCCAGCCGCTCAAGGCGAGTGACACCACCCAGCTGGAGCGGGCGCTCCTCTGCACGGGCTTCCCGTACGATGTGCGTGAGCGTCCCGAGGGGCCGGTGGGCCTCTTCAACCGCTTCATCCGCCGCGCGCAGGGCATCCGCCGTACGGGCAGTGCGGCGCTGGACCTGGCCTACGTGGCGGCGGGCCGCTTCGATGGCTTCTTCGAGTTCCGCCTCAAGCCCTGGGACATTGCCGCGGGCGCGCTGCTGGTGATGGAGGCGGGCGGGGTGATGACGCTGATGGACGGCTCGCCCTTCGACGTGATGCGTGGGGACGTGCTGGCAAGCGCGCCAGGGCTGGCGGACAAGCTTCACACGGAGTGCGGAGAGTTCCTCAAGGACCTGGGGTGGTCCTGA
- a CDS encoding TlpA family protein disulfide reductase, translating to MRTFLLALVSLAFVGCSQNSSLPPLVAGARANSLAGAPAETKPEWGAPLTFQVKRYPGGEPYSVVSDRGSVVLLDVWATWCEPCRDALPIYEQLAKEYGAKGLKVYALNVDEDERAIPPFLEETKVNLPILLDANAQVAEKTLSVKLMPTTFLVDRQGVVRFVHEGFAEEFLQKYQTQIEQLLAERAE from the coding sequence GCTCTGGTTTCCCTGGCCTTCGTTGGCTGCTCCCAGAACAGCTCGCTTCCCCCGCTGGTTGCGGGCGCGCGGGCCAACTCCCTGGCGGGGGCTCCCGCGGAGACGAAGCCCGAATGGGGCGCTCCGCTGACGTTCCAGGTCAAGCGCTACCCGGGCGGTGAGCCGTACAGCGTGGTGAGCGACCGCGGCAGCGTGGTGCTGCTGGATGTGTGGGCCACCTGGTGCGAGCCGTGTCGGGATGCGCTGCCGATCTACGAGCAGCTCGCCAAGGAGTACGGCGCGAAGGGCCTCAAGGTGTACGCGCTCAACGTGGACGAGGATGAGCGCGCCATCCCCCCCTTCCTGGAGGAGACGAAGGTGAACCTCCCCATCCTCCTGGACGCCAACGCGCAGGTGGCCGAGAAGACGCTGAGCGTGAAGCTGATGCCCACCACCTTCCTGGTGGACCGTCAGGGCGTGGTGCGCTTCGTCCACGAGGGCTTCGCGGAGGAGTTCCTCCAGAAGTACCAGACGCAGATCGAACAGCTCCTCGCCGAACGCGCGGAGTGA